A region from the Candidatus Limnocylindrales bacterium genome encodes:
- a CDS encoding PaaI family thioesterase, with protein MSALARQRATELERGQYAQRIGGRVVALGDGTAEVDAPYRDIHANTYGLVHGGIAASLACWAGALAAWTSQRVQQETDLLRGRMLSLHVNYLAVAREEALRAVAVVSQRGREAVHLRADVLAGARLVAQAAMVYRIALPVLASAQPISTYLGRRRAWSGGALAGQAPLPLVSPFIRSAGIVLRRSDRELAAMTMPLAGNADAGGMLDEGALVGCIDTCAALACKPFHEVIPSKSTTVSLSVAFGEPVADDVGMVGCLEARDGEIFTTTVEASAGDHSRCAASAVVVYRFA; from the coding sequence GTGAGCGCGCTGGCACGTCAGCGGGCGACCGAGCTGGAGCGCGGGCAGTATGCGCAGCGCATCGGCGGTCGCGTCGTGGCGCTGGGAGACGGAACCGCCGAGGTCGACGCGCCGTACCGGGACATTCACGCCAACACCTACGGGCTGGTCCACGGCGGGATCGCCGCGTCGCTTGCATGCTGGGCCGGCGCGCTGGCAGCGTGGACGAGCCAGCGCGTGCAGCAGGAGACGGACTTGCTTCGGGGCCGCATGCTGTCGCTGCACGTCAACTACCTGGCCGTCGCGCGCGAGGAGGCACTGCGGGCCGTGGCGGTGGTCAGCCAGCGCGGCCGCGAAGCGGTGCATCTGCGCGCCGACGTCCTCGCCGGCGCTCGCCTCGTCGCGCAGGCGGCGATGGTTTATCGCATCGCGCTGCCGGTTCTCGCCTCCGCGCAGCCGATCTCCACGTACCTGGGCAGACGCCGCGCGTGGAGCGGGGGCGCGCTGGCGGGCCAGGCGCCGCTGCCCCTGGTCTCGCCGTTCATCCGCTCGGCCGGCATCGTTCTTCGGCGCTCCGATCGTGAGCTGGCTGCGATGACGATGCCGCTGGCGGGCAATGCCGATGCAGGCGGGATGCTGGACGAAGGCGCGCTGGTGGGCTGCATCGACACCTGCGCGGCGCTGGCGTGCAAGCCGTTCCACGAGGTCATCCCCAGCAAGAGCACGACGGTGTCGTTGTCGGTGGCGTTCGGCGAGCCGGTTGCCGACGATGTGGGCATGGTCGGCTGCCTCGAAGCGCGCGACGGCGAGATCTTCACCACCACCGTCGAAGCCAGCGCCGGCGACCATTCGCGCTGCGCCGCCTCTGCCGTCGTCGTCTATCGTTTCGCCTGA
- a CDS encoding PD-(D/E)XK nuclease family protein, translating into MPIDAFSFSRLTTFEQCARRYRYRYLDSVREAFQSIEAFMGQQVHACVEWLYQERMAGNAPRVDAAVERYCRQFDRELSGHRPAVKVVRRDGAIEHYRRSGAEMLADFHRQRFAPDPLETVATERHFVLDLAEGLQFQGFIDRVARDARGTLHLIDFKTGSRVPERFEGKDADQLDAYALAMFSESPQLDEIVLMLEYLRTARAHIKRIRRADAAAIRQRLAARIAVARTATVFPPAPGALCDWCGFNDLCEAYAPGAPRRAYAAAAARPA; encoded by the coding sequence GTGCCCATCGACGCCTTCAGCTTCTCGCGCCTGACCACGTTCGAGCAGTGCGCGCGGCGTTACCGGTACCGCTATCTGGACAGCGTGCGCGAGGCGTTCCAGTCGATCGAGGCATTCATGGGCCAGCAGGTGCATGCCTGCGTGGAGTGGCTGTACCAGGAGCGCATGGCCGGCAACGCGCCGCGCGTGGACGCGGCCGTGGAGCGCTACTGCCGCCAGTTCGACCGCGAGCTCTCCGGCCACCGCCCCGCCGTCAAAGTCGTCCGCCGCGATGGCGCCATCGAACACTACCGCCGCAGCGGCGCCGAGATGCTCGCCGACTTCCACCGCCAGCGCTTTGCGCCCGACCCCCTCGAGACCGTGGCCACCGAGCGCCACTTCGTGCTCGATCTGGCCGAGGGTCTGCAATTCCAGGGCTTCATCGATCGGGTCGCGCGCGACGCGCGCGGCACTCTCCATCTCATCGATTTCAAGACGGGCTCGCGCGTCCCGGAGCGTTTCGAGGGCAAGGATGCTGACCAGCTCGATGCGTACGCCCTGGCGATGTTCAGCGAGTCGCCCCAGCTGGACGAGATCGTGCTGATGCTCGAATACCTGCGAACGGCACGCGCGCACATCAAGCGCATCCGACGCGCCGACGCCGCTGCGATTCGCCAGCGGCTGGCTGCGCGGATCGCGGTGGCTCGCACCGCCACCGTCTTTCCGCCGGCACCGGGCGCGCTGTGCGACTGGTGCGGGTTCAATGACCTGTGCGAGGCCTACGCGCCGGGCGCGCCGCGGCGCGCCTACGCGGCGGCCGCGGCACGCCCGGCGTAA
- a CDS encoding MBL fold metallo-hydrolase has translation MFERVSLGDVTVLVGAKGGKYPNGNSILIEDDVRLLVDPSTNVVAAGAEAVGGVDLVVNSHAHEDHFAGNFLFPQAPLILHEMDAPAMASLEALLAAYGMDATTEAAWARVVVEQYNFRPRTDVRTVADGDVLDLGRTRVHFLHMPGHTAGHLCLLLEPEGVVFTGDLDLTWFGPYYGDATASLGDVIASLARLRALDGVRALVSFHESGIVRDDLVGAIDRYTDVLWQRDRALLELCRQPRTIEEIAERCIVYRKPYPQLPWQPHVEKVMMAQHAQRLIELGEMKLEDGRYRTL, from the coding sequence ATGTTCGAGCGCGTCTCCCTCGGCGACGTCACCGTTCTCGTCGGCGCCAAGGGCGGTAAGTATCCGAACGGCAACTCGATCCTGATCGAGGACGACGTCCGGCTGCTGGTCGATCCCTCTACCAATGTCGTCGCTGCCGGTGCCGAGGCCGTCGGCGGCGTCGACCTCGTCGTCAACAGCCACGCCCATGAGGACCACTTCGCCGGCAACTTCCTGTTCCCGCAGGCGCCGCTGATCCTGCACGAAATGGACGCGCCGGCGATGGCGTCGCTGGAGGCGCTGCTGGCGGCGTACGGAATGGATGCGACGACCGAAGCGGCCTGGGCCAGGGTGGTCGTCGAGCAGTACAACTTCCGTCCGCGCACCGACGTGCGCACCGTCGCCGACGGCGACGTGCTCGATCTCGGCCGCACGCGCGTCCATTTCCTTCACATGCCCGGACATACCGCCGGACACCTGTGCCTGCTGCTGGAGCCCGAAGGCGTGGTTTTCACGGGCGATCTGGACCTTACGTGGTTCGGGCCCTACTACGGCGACGCCACTGCCAGCCTCGGCGACGTCATCGCCTCGCTTGCGCGGCTGCGCGCGCTGGACGGAGTCCGCGCGCTGGTCAGCTTTCACGAGTCCGGCATCGTCCGCGACGATCTCGTCGGGGCCATCGACCGGTACACGGACGTGTTGTGGCAGCGGGACCGCGCGCTGCTCGAGCTTTGCCGGCAGCCGCGCACGATCGAGGAGATCGCCGAGCGCTGCATCGTCTACCGCAAACCCTATCCGCAGCTTCCGTGGCAGCCGCACGTGGAGAAGGTGATGATGGCGCAGCATGCGCAGCGCCTGATCGAGCTCGGAGAGATGAAGCTGGAGGACGGGCGCTACCGCACTCTGTGA
- a CDS encoding nuclear transport factor 2 family protein, translating into MQALNDSRVEAALLAYFDALTRRDKQAWLALLARNAILHEPVGALPAEHDEGREQVWQMLTGPFASLSVQAEQTFYGGSGAAVKWRARGQAAATSGAASTTPRRSITFEGISIFELDAEGKIQTVMSYWDPAEMLIRLADEGVAADH; encoded by the coding sequence GTGCAGGCACTCAACGACTCGCGTGTGGAAGCGGCGCTGCTCGCGTACTTCGACGCGCTCACCAGGCGCGACAAGCAGGCATGGCTCGCGCTGCTCGCGCGCAACGCGATCCTTCACGAGCCGGTCGGTGCGCTTCCCGCCGAGCACGACGAAGGTCGCGAGCAGGTGTGGCAGATGCTTACCGGTCCATTCGCGAGTCTGAGCGTGCAAGCCGAGCAGACGTTCTACGGCGGCAGCGGTGCAGCGGTGAAGTGGCGCGCCCGCGGCCAGGCTGCCGCAACGAGCGGCGCTGCGAGCACAACGCCTCGTCGTTCCATCACTTTCGAAGGCATCTCGATTTTCGAGCTGGATGCCGAGGGCAAGATTCAGACGGTGATGTCGTACTGGGATCCGGCCGAGATGCTCATTCGGCTCGCCGACGAAGGCGTGGCTGCCGACCATTGA
- the gorA gene encoding glutathione-disulfide reductase translates to MTSRYDLVVLGAGSGGLAGAKRAASYGARVAIVEQDRFGGTCVIRGCVPKKLMVYAAEFAHAFEDARGYGWDIAAPSLDWPRLVRARNAAVASLEATHERLLSEAGVEMLRGHARVTGPHTVDVEGRTLESRYILVATGSRPWVPELEGAENTLTSDGFFELERRPDEVVLVGGGYIACEFAGILRSLGAAVHMVLRGELPLRGFDEDLRRELDGAMRAAGIIIHTRSRVTAIRRGGDRVSVHVEGSTGPGDLRADCCLLYATGRVANTDGLGLEDVGVELHANGAVVCGEDGVTAVGSILAVGDVTGRAPLTPVAIQAARAIADRIFGGKNTVMSYENIPTAVFTDPPIGTVGMTELEARSVHGEDGVRVYRARFRPLLHNLSGRASYTLVKLVVTAGEEKVLGCHVIGRDAPEIIQGFAVAVKMGATKADFDATVGIHPSTAEELVTLR, encoded by the coding sequence GTGACATCCCGATACGATCTCGTCGTTCTCGGCGCCGGCAGCGGCGGATTGGCGGGCGCCAAGCGCGCCGCTTCGTACGGCGCCAGGGTCGCCATCGTCGAGCAGGACCGCTTCGGCGGCACCTGCGTCATCCGCGGCTGCGTTCCGAAGAAGCTCATGGTGTACGCGGCCGAGTTCGCGCATGCGTTCGAAGACGCGCGCGGCTACGGCTGGGACATCGCCGCGCCGTCGCTGGACTGGCCGCGGTTGGTGCGGGCGCGCAATGCGGCGGTGGCATCGCTGGAGGCGACGCACGAGCGGTTGCTGAGCGAGGCGGGCGTGGAGATGCTGCGCGGACACGCACGCGTGACCGGCCCCCACACCGTCGATGTGGAGGGCCGAACGCTCGAGTCCCGTTACATCCTCGTCGCCACCGGCTCGCGGCCGTGGGTTCCGGAGCTCGAGGGCGCCGAGAACACGCTGACCAGCGACGGCTTCTTCGAGCTCGAGCGGCGGCCTGACGAGGTCGTGCTGGTGGGCGGCGGCTATATCGCCTGCGAGTTCGCCGGCATCCTGCGATCGCTCGGCGCCGCGGTTCACATGGTGCTGCGCGGCGAGCTTCCCTTGCGCGGGTTCGACGAGGATCTGCGCCGCGAGCTCGACGGCGCGATGCGAGCCGCCGGCATCATCATCCATACTCGCAGCCGCGTCACCGCCATTCGCCGCGGCGGTGACCGCGTGAGCGTGCACGTCGAGGGCAGCACGGGCCCCGGGGATCTGCGCGCCGACTGCTGTCTGCTCTATGCGACCGGACGCGTGGCCAACACCGACGGCCTCGGTCTGGAGGACGTCGGGGTGGAGCTGCACGCCAACGGCGCCGTCGTCTGCGGCGAGGACGGCGTCACGGCCGTGGGCAGCATCCTGGCAGTCGGCGACGTCACGGGCCGCGCGCCGCTGACGCCGGTGGCGATCCAGGCTGCGCGCGCCATCGCCGACCGCATCTTCGGCGGCAAGAACACCGTCATGAGCTACGAGAACATCCCGACGGCCGTCTTCACCGATCCGCCCATCGGCACCGTAGGCATGACCGAGCTCGAAGCGAGAAGCGTGCATGGCGAAGATGGCGTGCGCGTCTATAGGGCGCGGTTCCGGCCGCTGCTTCACAACCTGAGCGGCCGAGCTTCCTATACGCTGGTGAAACTGGTGGTGACGGCCGGCGAGGAGAAGGTGCTCGGCTGCCACGTCATCGGCCGCGATGCGCCCGAAATCATTCAGGGCTTCGCGGTGGCGGTGAAGATGGGCGCGACCAAGGCCGACTTCGATGCCACCGTCGGAATTCACCCTTCGACTGCGGAAGAACTGGTCACGCTCCGCTGA
- a CDS encoding DNA-3-methyladenine glycosylase, protein MASTSTRNNISRSWLVDAQTAARSLLGCVLVRETCRGIIRARIVETEAYLPDDPASHSFAGQSARNRSMFGRAGLAYVYRIHRSVCLNVVTGITGRGEAVLIRAAEPLEGLELARRLRAAASPARVAPEGVALMNGPGKLCQALEVTLELDGIDLLARDRLWLERGARRAGVRVEVSARIGITRASDLPLRFYEAGNPWVSRQRSVTSSSAVEG, encoded by the coding sequence ATGGCCTCGACTTCCACCCGCAACAACATCAGCCGCTCCTGGCTGGTCGATGCGCAGACGGCCGCGCGCTCGCTGCTGGGCTGCGTGCTCGTGCGGGAAACCTGCCGCGGCATCATCCGCGCGCGCATCGTCGAGACCGAGGCCTACCTGCCCGACGATCCTGCCAGCCACAGCTTCGCCGGCCAGAGCGCGCGCAACCGCTCGATGTTCGGCCGCGCCGGGCTCGCCTACGTCTATCGCATCCACCGCTCGGTCTGCCTGAACGTGGTCACCGGCATCACGGGTCGCGGGGAGGCGGTGCTGATCCGAGCGGCCGAGCCGCTCGAAGGGCTCGAGCTGGCGCGGAGGCTGCGCGCAGCGGCCTCGCCGGCTCGCGTGGCGCCCGAGGGCGTGGCGCTGATGAACGGCCCCGGAAAGCTGTGCCAGGCGCTCGAAGTGACGTTGGAGTTGGACGGCATCGATCTGCTGGCACGCGACCGGCTCTGGCTCGAGCGCGGCGCGCGGCGCGCGGGCGTTCGCGTCGAGGTTTCCGCGCGCATCGGCATCACCAGGGCCAGCGACCTGCCGCTGCGCTTCTACGAGGCGGGCAACCCGTGGGTGTCGCGTCAGCGGAGCGTGACCAGTTCTTCCGCAGTCGAAGGGTGA
- the apaG gene encoding Co2+/Mg2+ efflux protein ApaG, with protein MPKSVTEGVAVEVESYFVPEQSDPVIDRYVFAYRVRIINESPTTVQLMRRHWYITEGNGSVREVEGEGVVGEQPIMAPGESHEYTSGAILQGPVGTMHGAYEMHREDGKVFHAAIPRFSLQMPRTLH; from the coding sequence GTGCCAAAGAGCGTGACCGAGGGAGTGGCCGTCGAGGTCGAGTCGTATTTCGTGCCGGAGCAGTCGGATCCGGTCATCGACCGGTACGTCTTTGCCTACCGGGTGCGCATCATCAACGAATCTCCAACCACAGTGCAACTGATGCGGCGCCACTGGTACATCACCGAGGGCAACGGGTCGGTGCGAGAAGTCGAGGGTGAAGGCGTGGTGGGCGAGCAGCCGATCATGGCGCCCGGCGAGAGCCACGAGTACACCAGCGGCGCGATCCTCCAGGGCCCGGTCGGGACCATGCACGGGGCCTACGAGATGCATCGCGAGGACGGGAAGGTGTTCCACGCGGCCATTCCACGCTTCTCGCTGCAGATGCCTCGGACCCTGCACTGA